One window of Epinephelus fuscoguttatus linkage group LG9, E.fuscoguttatus.final_Chr_v1 genomic DNA carries:
- the zgc:162144 gene encoding RD3 domain-containing protein: MFPWSAVLSIEPKVPGQRSTEELVTNTLMLELGAMVKRTERIHLERATEGRRRRRSSSSTVDYSWLANTPHPHHYELTPSDLLELQDLCAKIPPAQCGPLIVRFRKLVSQMEPEVHEVPRLFRSVLHDCMDEMNGHEDLHTHDPVFEKQQRSKSLSFVTFRTKFCTGHLFKGSGMRGSRGNLQQQVDWSDEEDIEGEEEAIKARARKGRSRSMPEIGPMEQSAHG, translated from the exons ATGTTTCCTTGGTCTGCTGTTTTATCCATTGAGCCCAAAGTGCCCGGCCAACGCTCCACTGAGGAGTTGGTGACCAATACTCTGATGTTGGAGTTGGGGGCCATGGTGAAACGCACTGAGCGCATCCATCTGGAGCGTGCGACAGAGGGGCGACGCCGCCGTCGCAGCTCCTCTTCCACAGTTGACTACAGCTGGCTGGCCAACACCCCGCACCCACACCACTATGAGCTGACACCCAGTGATCTGCTGGAGCTGCAGGACCTCTGTGCCAAGATCCCTCCTGCACAGTGTGGCCCTTTGATCGtcag GTTCAGGAAGCTGGTGTCGCAGATGGAGCCTGAGGTTCATGAGGTTCCTCGGCTGTTTCGCTCAGTGCTGCACGACTGCATGGACGAGATGAACGGACACGAAGACCTGCACACGCACGACCCCGTCTTTGAGAAGCAGCAGCGCAGCAAGAGTCTCTCTTTTGTTACTTTCCGCACCAAGTTCTGCACGGGTCACCTCTTCAAGGGCAGCGGCATGAGAGGCTCGAGGGGGAATCTGCAGCAGCAGGTGGATTGGTCGGACGAGGAGGATAtagaaggggaggaggaggccaTCAAGGCCAGGGCGAGGAAGGGAAGGAGCAGGAGCATGCCGGAGATTGGCCCTATGGAGCAGAGCGCTCATGGGTGA